The segment ACGCCATTTGACATCATATTATGTTTCCCTTTCCTGGCTATCTTGAATGAAGCCTACGCTGCCCAAAACAGTAGCCCACAGCAAGGCAACCGAGCTCAGTGGGCCGAAAATCATCATCGGGAGAAGCGATACGAGGAAATGTCCTAGTATGTTAGCGAGAATTGGACTCAGTGTCATCTAGCAGGCGCTCTTACCGAAGAATAACGGCCTTCTCGTGATTGTTTGCCAGAACTCCTCCGATACAAGCATGTCTGCAGCACCACTCCACTGCCAGGGTCCCAGGAGTCGAAACTTCGTGTTGAAGTGTGCGCCAAAAGCCCAGACAACAAGCAGACGCCACCCGCCACGAACATCTTTCTTATGCGCAATGGCCAAGACGTCCCAGAGCCCTATTGCCGAGTTCATGTCCAAAGCCAACTGATATACATAGCTTTCATGGTCGACACCGTATTCTATACGAGAATCTGGAGGAAGCTTTAAGCGGTAGTGTTCTTCATCGGTAGCTCGCAGAGGATGCGGTATCTTCTCTGGAGCTAATATATTCAGAATCCAAAGCTGAGCCTGCATTTCTGCCAGAGGCGGGATGGCGCCAAGTGATGGTCTCACAAATCCAATAAATCCGACGGTTGGCTCATCACGTCGCCAGATACCGCGGACATTGGCCTGGTTTGCCGTTCCGTAAGCTCTGGTAGGTTTTGTTCGTGAAGGCTCAAGGAACGGAAAATCTTGTTTATAGCCAGTAGAGAGAATGACGATATCTGGTTTGATTCTCTCTCCTTTCAACCGGCTGAACTCGGGCTGCTGATTATCGAAGAAATGAACAGTCCCATCCCGGCCTATCTCCTTCGGCCATGGTGCCAAGTCCACTTTTCTCCCATTGGTGTCTGGAACCGGAGTTTGCACGATGGCAGATCGCAGGGCGTATAGCCAGAGGCGTGGGCCTGGCATACTTGGACGGTACGGAAGGCTGATGTAGGGACAGACTTTCATAGATTTGTTAAAGAATACTAGAGGAGTGGTCAGCACTGCGGTGGGAGTACGGTCGTGGAGGTATGTTACTCTTGGACGGATGATGGCGTTCCGGACTGATCCTTCCGATCCACTGGTCCATTCCCGCTGTGGTTCCAGACGACAACCAAAGGATGAACTTGATGTACCAGTGACAGTAGTGCCATAGCACCATGGAATTGCGAAGGAGTGGGTGAACATATGTGGTATCGAACATGTTGGCCCGGCTCACGTCAATTGGTATGCCTGGCTCTTTGAGGTCCGGTTTCCTCCCAAGAATTGGAAACAACACAGGACCCGGATTTCTCTGATCATATTGTCAATAGATAGGACGAAAGAGGAGCATTTGAGAAACGAGATATGTCACAGAGTGC is part of the Fusarium oxysporum Fo47 chromosome VII, complete sequence genome and harbors:
- a CDS encoding dimethylaniline monooxygenase, translated to MRVAVIGGGPSGLVTLKYPIQASASISCEPVEAILFEYQTQVGGTFAARSYEDAELVSSKQLTTFSDFRYSEHGDFLSTQQYVQYLQAYCTHFKLWPHMRLNTQVLSVTRGVDGSHIITYKTNEARFPCEWRCDAVAVCSGLHVTPNIPNIKGMENVPLVFHSSGFKSRKQFGTDKTVMVVGSGETGADIAYLAATSPTKRVLLCHRDGVHFAPKRNPGPVLFPILGRKPDLKEPGIPIDVSRANMFDTTYVHPLLRNSMVLWHYCHWYIKFILWLSSGTTAGMDQWIGRISPERHHPSKIFFNKSMKVCPYISLPYRPSMPGPRLWLYALRSAIVQTPVPDTNGRKVDLAPWPKEIGRDGTVHFFDNQQPEFSRLKGERIKPDIVILSTGYKQDFPFLEPSRTKPTRAYGTANQANVRGIWRRDEPTVGFIGFVRPSLGAIPPLAEMQAQLWILNILAPEKIPHPLRATDEEHYRLKLPPDSRIEYGVDHESYVYQLALDMNSAIGLWDVLAIAHKKDVRGGWRLLVVWAFGAHFNTKFRLLGPWQWSGAADMLVSEEFWQTITRRPLFFGKSAC